Proteins from one Ipomoea triloba cultivar NCNSP0323 chromosome 1, ASM357664v1 genomic window:
- the LOC116020646 gene encoding uncharacterized protein LOC116020646, with the protein MIDVIPYLKILLISAGAVSVSMAMKAGVPVLVHDVSAVWTGFTACLKPLYLYVAINVIIITIVLASRFQREVVEDEISMQLHPREFRRLLVTARTPPAPDLNRLLAVAELELKPDFEESIHAAVVLRDEPAAEVNGSIVAVSEDDDGGAGDYSNFAVAPQLVDEIGLFRWEAAEKSLSLADQKPPSKGLRLPAARPKQHETLENTWRMITERNHVLTPARQLRRSDSFENASADENENHAPLPRPQNHRDALKSRTFKDRTNYDSPKAAPVKARKEPSLSQDELNRRVEAFINKFNEEMRLQREQSIQQHMEMINRGAY; encoded by the coding sequence ATGATCGATGTGATTCCGTATCTGAAGATTCTGTTGATTTCCGCGGGAGCCGTGTCGGTTTCCATGGCGATGAAAGCCGGCGTTCCGGTTCTCGTGCATGATGTCTCGGCGGTTTGGACCGGGTTCACGGCGTGCCTCAAGCCGCTGTACCTTTACGTCGCCATTAACgttatcatcatcaccatcgTTCTCGCCTCGCGGTTCCAACGGGAGGTTGTTGAAGATGAGATATCGATGCAACTGCATCCCCGAGAATTCCGGAGGTTGTTAGTAACGGCCAGGACTCCTCCCGCGCCGGATTTGAACCGTCTGCTGGCCGTTGCTGAGCTGGAGCTCAAACCGGATTTTGAAGAGAGCATCCACGCCGCCGTGGTTTTGAGGGACGAACCGGCGGCGGAGGTGAACGGTTCTATTGTAGCTGTGAGTGAAGATGATGACGGCGGCGCCGGCGATTATTCTAATTTCGCCGTCGCTCCGCAGCTGGTAGATGAAATCGGACTTTTCCGGTGGGAGGCGGCGGAGAAATCACTCTCACTCGCCGATCAAAAACCGCCGTCGAAAGGTCTGAGGTTGCCGGCGGCGAGGCCGAAACAGCACGAGACGCTGGAGAACACGTGGAGAATGATAACCGAAAGGAACCACGTCCTGACGCCGGCGAGACAGCTAAGGCGGTCCGACTCGTTCGAGAACGCCTCCGCCGACGAGAATGAGAATCACGCTCCGCTTCCTCGCCCGCAGAACCACCGAGACGCGCTCAAGTCGCGGACGTTCAAGGACCGGACCAACTACGACTCGCCGAAGGCGGCGCCGGTGAAGGCCCGGAAAGAGCCGTCGCTGAGTCAGGACGAATTGAACCGGCGAGTGGAAGCGTTCATCAACAAGTTCAACGAGGAGATGAGGTTGCAGAGGGAGCAGTCAATACAGCAGCACATGGAGATGATCAACCGTGGGGCCTACTAa